The genomic DNA AAGCGCAAGACTGCGTACCAAGTGACGAAAAccgcggacgaggacgtgAACGCCCCCCGCGCCATTTATaacgcgctcgccggcgtgcaGGACGAGTTCCCCGATGGCGACGCCAACGATCCCGAATGGATCGTGCCGCGTGCGACGCTGCAAGGCGCGCTGattgcgcgcgccgtggcggcgctccgGAATATGTCGACGCTGCGTTCCGAcaagcaggcgctcgcggcgctgctcgagcgcggctcggtcggcgacgatgcggcagtgctgctcgagacgatggacgaggatatccgcgccga from Malassezia japonica chromosome 1, complete sequence includes the following:
- the sec66 gene encoding Translocation protein S66 (EggNog:ENOG503NXUE; COG:U; TransMembrane:1 (o6-26i)), translated to MALSVFVPIAYIATLFLALAAFSKVYRRRETKRKTAYQVTKTADEDVNAPRAIYNALAGVQDEFPDGDANDPEWIVPRATLQGALIARAVAALRNMSTLRSDKQALAALLERGSVGDDAAVLLETMDEDIRAEVMAIVREAGRFEQSWSKLIFQSAGEISSNLRYRDVLLEINKQREEEAAKTRQLGLPVPTISA